A section of the Veillonella criceti genome encodes:
- a CDS encoding sirohydrochlorin cobaltochelatase, protein MSTKGIVLATFGSIYGEAVEKSVGIMEAKIRKSYPDAVIRRVFLADALIEKWNEKYEVPVQSLEGVLAEFKDTGVRDVFVLPFALVADQCYQKMRKAISAFTYTCERHAMRIHVGKPLLSSLGVKNYADDYVATIDAIMKHVNIRALNKSILLMANGQNQLEFSALQLKCLYGNGQNVAVFTSNGFPNFKQALTLLERLDHKDVLVVPLALIGSEHLMDFLGGDRSDSVATLLTDEGYGVTIWNEGLGENPFIQDLFLKHLAQSIRMIERKQQAYQQNQGATREVVRGESVNRESMAV, encoded by the coding sequence ATGAGTACAAAGGGTATTGTTTTAGCCACATTTGGATCGATTTATGGTGAGGCTGTAGAAAAGTCTGTAGGCATTATGGAAGCCAAAATTAGAAAATCATATCCTGATGCTGTGATTCGTCGAGTTTTTTTAGCCGATGCATTAATAGAAAAGTGGAATGAAAAGTATGAAGTGCCAGTGCAGTCTTTGGAAGGGGTTTTGGCGGAGTTTAAGGACACAGGAGTACGGGATGTCTTTGTATTACCTTTCGCCTTAGTCGCTGATCAGTGTTATCAGAAGATGCGCAAAGCTATTTCTGCTTTTACATATACCTGTGAGCGCCATGCAATGCGGATTCATGTAGGTAAACCATTACTTAGCTCATTAGGGGTTAAGAATTATGCTGATGATTATGTGGCCACCATTGATGCTATCATGAAACATGTAAATATTCGGGCACTTAATAAATCCATTTTGTTAATGGCGAATGGACAAAATCAATTGGAATTTAGTGCGTTACAATTAAAATGTTTGTACGGTAATGGTCAAAATGTGGCAGTATTTACCTCCAATGGTTTTCCTAATTTTAAACAAGCGTTGACGCTCTTAGAACGATTGGATCATAAAGACGTATTAGTCGTTCCACTGGCATTAATCGGGTCCGAACATTTAATGGATTTTCTCGGTGGTGATCGATCTGACTCAGTGGCTACATTATTAACAGATGAAGGTTATGGCGTTACCATTTGGAATGAAGGTTTAGGGGAGAATCCGTTTATTCAGGATTTATTCTTAAAGCATTTGGCTCAATCCATTCGTATGATTGAACGCAAACAACAGGCTTACCAGCAGAATCAAGGTGCTACGCGCGAGGTTGTGCGGGGGGAGTCTGTAAACCGTGAGTCTATGGCAGTGTAA
- a CDS encoding sirohydrochlorin cobaltochelatase, with protein sequence MKQAILVVAFGTTVASARQNQINPVVEFIKTKYKDLDVRLAFTSRIIVKRLRERGEMIDTEQSAIEALIEEGYESIIVQPLHLIGGEEFDKLKQNILAYQGQGSLQHIAIGRPLLYFLGQEERPDDYEALIETFIKTLPIPKEEGLVLVGHGGMSVGNASYSALQLKLLRKGYHHVRITTLECFPELDDVIIPWEWLDGKRPGRIHIHPLLLVAGDHALHDIFGDDEESVQSTIESAGYEVVRHMKGLGEYRAIQQLYCDHLSDAIAGRYEGRVSHRPSIPNIK encoded by the coding sequence ATGAAACAAGCTATTTTAGTAGTAGCCTTTGGCACGACGGTAGCGTCTGCACGGCAAAACCAAATTAATCCTGTAGTAGAGTTTATTAAAACGAAATACAAGGATTTAGACGTGCGTTTAGCGTTTACATCACGTATTATAGTGAAACGTTTACGGGAACGTGGTGAAATGATTGATACTGAGCAGAGCGCTATAGAGGCCCTTATTGAAGAAGGGTATGAATCTATTATTGTACAGCCACTGCATCTAATTGGTGGCGAAGAATTTGATAAACTTAAACAAAATATTTTAGCTTATCAAGGGCAAGGCTCTTTGCAACATATTGCCATTGGGCGACCTTTATTGTATTTCTTAGGACAGGAAGAACGGCCTGATGATTATGAAGCGTTAATTGAAACGTTTATTAAGACATTACCAATTCCCAAAGAAGAAGGCTTAGTGTTAGTAGGACATGGTGGTATGAGTGTGGGCAATGCATCTTATAGTGCATTGCAACTCAAACTATTGCGCAAAGGGTATCATCATGTACGGATTACTACTTTAGAATGTTTTCCTGAATTAGATGATGTGATAATTCCTTGGGAATGGTTAGATGGTAAGCGACCAGGGCGCATTCATATCCATCCTTTATTATTGGTGGCCGGTGATCATGCGTTGCATGACATTTTTGGTGATGATGAGGAGAGTGTGCAGTCAACCATAGAATCAGCAGGCTATGAAGTGGTGCGTCACATGAAAGGTCTTGGTGAATATCGCGCTATTCAGCAATTGTATTGTGATCACTTATCAGATGCTATAGCTGGCCGATATGAAGGTCGTGTTTCACATCGACCTTCCATTCCTAATATTAAGTAA
- the cobI gene encoding precorrin-2 C(20)-methyltransferase, with protein sequence MKGKLYGIGVGPGDPELMTVKAARIVGEADIIITPKTEKKDGSVALNIAKPYIQDHTEIVPVVFPMVLDDNAQAAGWEEARKVILGYLEAGKNVVFLTLGDPMFYSTYMYVYRLIENTGFEIETIPGVTAFCAIGSHLGYPIVEKEEVLAIVPATAPKEKIDKVLAVADDAVIMKVYRNFHEVQETLKKHDMADDAVMISRVGLDGEEVYRGLDKLPADLKLNYLSTVLAKRKDR encoded by the coding sequence ATGAAAGGTAAATTGTATGGCATTGGTGTAGGTCCTGGAGATCCAGAATTAATGACTGTGAAAGCAGCTCGTATTGTAGGGGAAGCAGATATTATTATTACCCCTAAGACTGAAAAGAAGGATGGGTCGGTAGCACTTAATATTGCTAAACCATATATTCAGGATCACACTGAAATTGTGCCAGTAGTATTTCCTATGGTACTTGATGATAATGCGCAAGCCGCAGGTTGGGAAGAAGCTCGTAAAGTCATTTTAGGTTACTTAGAAGCAGGTAAGAATGTAGTGTTCTTGACATTAGGTGACCCTATGTTCTACAGCACATATATGTATGTATATCGCTTGATTGAAAATACGGGCTTTGAAATTGAAACAATTCCTGGTGTGACCGCATTCTGTGCTATTGGATCTCATTTAGGCTATCCGATTGTAGAAAAAGAAGAAGTGCTTGCTATTGTGCCAGCGACAGCGCCTAAAGAAAAGATTGATAAAGTATTAGCTGTAGCTGATGATGCCGTTATTATGAAAGTATATCGTAATTTCCATGAAGTACAGGAAACGCTTAAAAAACATGATATGGCTGATGATGCTGTAATGATTAGTCGTGTAGGCCTTGATGGAGAAGAAGTATATCGTGGCCTTGATAAGTTACCAGCTGATTTAAAATTAAACTATTTATCCACTGTATTGGCTAAGCGTAAGGATCGCTAA
- a CDS encoding cobyrinate a,c-diamide synthase, with protein MKSYAIPRIVIAGTNSGVGKTTIVAGLLAAFHEQGKKVQAFKVGPDYIDPGFHKLASGRDCYNLDTWLVPPHKMKPFFTEMAGDAELAIIEGVMGLYDGGREGVSSTAEIAKSLDAPVILVIDCKAMGESAAAIAKGFKEYDTAVNFAGVLLNRIGSDNHEHMIRVAMERLGIPVLGVIHRDERMHSPERHLGLTPVTEVNPQTALDTIREAIKQSVDLEALAKLAEAAPTLIVPDRVVTAAEGPTVRIGVAYDEAFSFYYPASLQALAEAGADLVYFSPLKDKELPKVDALLFGGGFPEMFLNQLSENKSMLVSIKEAALTGMPIYAECGGLMYLCESVTDFEGQARPMVGLVPARCVMQAKLQKVGYVTATALQDTLLASEGDSLRGHEFHFSTMEPVAPMTTETFPWAFQFEGGRKGQVYQGGYSKENILATYLHLNFAGNEAAAERFVTAAHAYNAKEA; from the coding sequence ATGAAATCATATGCTATTCCAAGAATTGTCATTGCTGGCACCAATTCTGGCGTAGGCAAGACTACCATTGTAGCTGGTTTATTGGCTGCTTTTCACGAACAAGGTAAAAAAGTACAAGCATTTAAAGTGGGCCCTGATTATATTGATCCAGGGTTCCACAAATTGGCCAGTGGCCGAGATTGTTATAATTTAGATACTTGGTTAGTGCCACCTCATAAGATGAAGCCATTTTTTACTGAAATGGCAGGCGATGCAGAGTTAGCAATTATTGAAGGGGTTATGGGTCTTTATGATGGCGGTCGTGAGGGCGTTAGTTCCACCGCTGAAATTGCTAAGTCTTTAGATGCGCCGGTTATTTTAGTGATTGATTGTAAAGCGATGGGAGAAAGTGCGGCGGCTATTGCTAAAGGCTTTAAAGAATACGATACAGCGGTTAACTTTGCTGGTGTTTTATTAAATCGTATTGGTTCGGACAATCATGAGCATATGATTCGAGTGGCTATGGAGCGATTGGGCATTCCTGTGCTTGGTGTCATTCATCGTGATGAGCGGATGCATTCGCCGGAACGCCATTTAGGGCTGACTCCGGTGACAGAAGTAAATCCACAAACGGCGTTAGATACGATTCGTGAAGCGATTAAACAAAGTGTTGATTTAGAGGCTTTGGCTAAACTAGCTGAAGCAGCGCCCACTTTGATTGTGCCAGACCGAGTTGTTACGGCTGCTGAAGGGCCAACAGTACGCATTGGTGTAGCCTATGATGAAGCGTTTTCCTTTTACTATCCGGCGAGTTTACAAGCCCTGGCTGAGGCCGGTGCTGATTTAGTCTATTTTAGTCCTTTAAAAGATAAAGAATTACCAAAGGTAGATGCCCTTTTATTTGGTGGCGGCTTTCCTGAAATGTTCCTCAACCAATTAAGTGAAAATAAATCGATGCTAGTTTCGATTAAGGAGGCGGCTCTTACTGGTATGCCTATATATGCCGAGTGTGGAGGCCTTATGTATCTTTGTGAATCTGTTACTGATTTTGAAGGTCAGGCCCGCCCTATGGTAGGGTTGGTGCCAGCACGATGTGTAATGCAAGCTAAATTACAAAAAGTAGGGTATGTAACAGCCACGGCTCTTCAAGATACTTTGTTAGCTTCTGAAGGCGATAGCCTTAGAGGTCATGAATTCCATTTTTCAACCATGGAACCCGTGGCGCCTATGACAACAGAAACGTTCCCTTGGGCCTTTCAATTTGAAGGTGGTCGTAAAGGACAAGTGTATCAAGGTGGTTATAGTAAAGAGAATATTTTGGCCACGTATTTGCATTTGAATTTTGCGGGTAATGAAGCAGCTGCTGAACGCTTTGTAACAGCGGCTCACGCCTATAACGCAAAGGAGGCCTAA
- the cobO gene encoding cob(I)yrinic acid a,c-diamide adenosyltransferase translates to MAEILTSKSSKGDTIVEVAPHKTSEGLILVNTGNGKGKTTAALGVALRAVGNGLRVLILQFIKGGSTYGELKAIKALQEAGMPIEIRPMGKGFIFHNKETSETDLIAHKAAADKAWQMLTDEVMSDRWDLVIFDEINYAIKFGLLPVEQVVTLLEQKPARLHVVLTGRDARPEIIAKAHTVTEMQVVKHAYEQGIKAARGIEF, encoded by the coding sequence ATGGCAGAGATATTGACAAGTAAGTCCTCAAAGGGTGATACTATTGTAGAGGTAGCACCGCATAAGACGTCTGAGGGGCTAATTTTAGTGAATACTGGAAATGGCAAAGGAAAGACGACGGCTGCGTTAGGGGTAGCTTTGCGGGCTGTAGGTAATGGCCTGCGCGTACTAATTTTGCAATTTATTAAAGGTGGCTCTACGTATGGCGAATTAAAAGCGATTAAAGCTTTACAAGAGGCCGGGATGCCTATTGAAATTCGCCCCATGGGAAAGGGGTTTATTTTCCACAATAAGGAAACGTCAGAAACTGATTTAATCGCTCATAAAGCAGCGGCTGATAAAGCGTGGCAGATGTTAACGGATGAGGTTATGTCTGATCGGTGGGATTTAGTTATTTTTGATGAAATTAACTATGCCATAAAATTTGGTCTGCTTCCTGTAGAGCAGGTTGTTACTTTATTAGAGCAAAAACCGGCACGACTTCATGTGGTGTTAACTGGGCGTGATGCTAGGCCTGAAATTATTGCTAAGGCTCATACGGTAACGGAAATGCAAGTAGTTAAACATGCGTATGAGCAAGGGATTAAGGCGGCTCGTGGGATTGAATTTTGA
- a CDS encoding class II SORL domain-containing protein: MALSNYVKSADFKNEKHVPVITAPDTVKAGEKVRIELEVGKDIAHPNTTEHHISWIKLYYVEEGTTLPFEVARLEFNVHGEAAAGANEGPVFAEAAGVVVASFKKSGKLIAASYCNIHGLWESEKDIVVQ, encoded by the coding sequence ATGGCATTAAGCAATTATGTAAAATCTGCAGATTTCAAAAATGAAAAACATGTTCCTGTAATTACGGCTCCTGATACTGTTAAAGCAGGTGAAAAAGTTCGCATTGAATTGGAAGTAGGCAAAGATATTGCTCATCCAAATACAACTGAACATCATATTTCTTGGATTAAATTATACTATGTAGAAGAAGGCACTACGCTTCCATTTGAAGTAGCTCGTCTTGAATTTAATGTACATGGTGAAGCTGCTGCTGGTGCTAATGAAGGCCCTGTATTTGCTGAAGCGGCTGGTGTTGTAGTAGCATCCTTCAAAAAATCTGGTAAATTGATTGCTGCTTCTTACTGCAATATCCATGGTTTATGGGAATCTGAAAAAGATATTGTTGTACAATAA
- a CDS encoding aspartate kinase, translating to MALIVKKFGGSSVATPEKIYNVVDRVLRDKKEDDRVVVVVSAMGDTTDDLVALAKAVTSRPFGREMDRLLSTGEQVSIALMAMAFMEKGQPAVSMTGAQAGILSSDTHGKGRILTIDPSRVFAALEAGNVVVVAGFQGITDCGDITTLGRGGSDTTAVALAGAMQADVCEIFTDVEGVYSTDPRIAPNAVKLDEITYGEMLEMARLGAGVMQPRAVEMGSRYGVPIHVRSTFCDKEGTIIREDYTMEANKHVIQGVADDTNVAKVSLIGVKNKPGIAHLIFQSLADKNVDVDMIVQSVRTVEDTITDIVFTITLDDVVMAREVLASLKTAGDIEDFVINEQMAKVSIVGAGMLGQPGVAAQMFGILSEENINIEIISTSEISITCLIAEERVKDAIRAIHDNLVIDKRG from the coding sequence GTGGCCTTAATTGTTAAAAAATTCGGTGGCAGTTCTGTGGCTACGCCGGAAAAAATTTACAATGTAGTAGATCGCGTGTTGCGTGATAAAAAAGAAGATGACCGCGTGGTTGTGGTTGTATCGGCCATGGGTGACACAACGGATGATTTAGTGGCCTTGGCGAAAGCTGTTACATCGCGACCATTTGGCCGTGAAATGGATCGGTTACTATCTACTGGTGAGCAAGTATCTATTGCTTTGATGGCGATGGCTTTTATGGAAAAAGGACAACCAGCTGTATCGATGACAGGGGCCCAGGCTGGTATTTTAAGTAGTGATACTCATGGTAAAGGTCGAATTTTGACAATCGATCCAAGTCGTGTGTTTGCAGCCCTTGAGGCAGGTAATGTAGTCGTGGTGGCAGGTTTCCAAGGTATTACTGATTGTGGTGATATTACGACTTTAGGGCGTGGTGGTTCTGATACAACAGCTGTTGCATTAGCGGGGGCTATGCAAGCTGATGTATGTGAAATCTTCACGGATGTAGAAGGCGTGTATTCTACGGATCCGCGTATTGCACCGAATGCGGTGAAACTTGATGAGATTACATATGGTGAGATGTTGGAAATGGCTCGCTTGGGGGCGGGTGTTATGCAACCTCGTGCTGTTGAAATGGGTAGTCGTTATGGCGTGCCAATTCATGTACGTTCCACATTTTGTGATAAAGAAGGTACCATTATTCGGGAGGATTATACCATGGAAGCAAATAAACATGTAATTCAAGGCGTAGCGGATGACACAAATGTAGCAAAAGTATCCCTCATAGGGGTTAAGAATAAACCAGGCATTGCCCATCTTATTTTCCAAAGTTTAGCGGATAAAAACGTTGATGTGGATATGATTGTACAAAGCGTTCGCACTGTGGAAGATACAATTACGGATATTGTCTTTACGATTACGTTAGATGATGTAGTGATGGCTCGTGAAGTATTAGCATCTTTAAAAACGGCCGGTGACATTGAAGATTTTGTTATTAATGAACAAATGGCTAAGGTATCTATCGTGGGCGCTGGTATGCTTGGTCAGCCTGGGGTAGCGGCGCAGATGTTTGGTATTTTGAGTGAAGAAAATATTAATATTGAAATTATTAGCACTTCTGAAATTAGTATTACTTGTTTAATTGCTGAAGAACGTGTAAAAGACGCAATTCGCGCTATTCATGATAATTTAGTTATTGATAAACGAGGCTAA